The Infirmifilum lucidum DNA segment AGATTTTGTTCTATTACACGTTTGTAGAGGGTGTTATCTTTCTCAATAATTGATTTATTTCACGTGCTAGAAGTAAATATTTTTTAACATATGCCAGTGTATACACTGGATGCAGGAAGCATGACTAGCAGTTTAAAACCACTCTTTGAGCCTAAAGGGGTAGCTGTTATTGGCGCATCACGCGAAGAGGATAAACCCGGTCACATAATACTGAAACACCTACTCGAGAACTACAACAGGGGGATTCTCAAGGCCCCTGTTTACCCTGTCAATCCAAACGCAGACGCTATTCTAGGCGTAAAAGTCTACAAGAGCGTGAAAGACCTCCCACCCGAAGTCGACCTTGCCGTGGTAGTCGTCCCAGCTAGGATAGTCCCGCAGGTTGTACGGGAACTCGGCGAGAGAGGAGTAAAAGCCGCAGTAGTTATTTCCTCGGGGTTCAGTGAGATAGGTAGGCATGACTTGGAGGAGGAGCTTGTACGAGAGGCCAGTAGAGGCGGCGTCAGGGTGTTGGGGCCCAACTGTATAGGTGTATTCTCGCCGTGGAGTGGTGTCGACACGATATTCCTGCCTTACTACAAGAAGCTGAGAGATGGGCGTGAAGTCCTGAGCACACCCAGGCCCCCAAAGGGTCATGTGGCTCTAATTTCTCAAAGCGGGGCTGTTGGAACAGCTGCCCTGGACTACATGTCTGGCGAGAAAATCGGGCTGTCGTACTTTTTCAGTGTCGGGAACAAGGCTGACGTGGACGAAGTAGACCTTCTCCAAGAGCTCGAGGGGGATGCTAATACATGGGTTATCCTCCTCTACCTTGAGAGTATAAAGAGAGGGAGAGAGTTCATTGGAGTTGCCGAGAGAGTGGCCCAAAGCAAACCAATTGTAGCCCTAAAAGCCGGGCGTACGCAGGCTGGAAGGCGCGCCGCCGCTTCCCACACGGCCTCCCTCGCCGGGGTAGACGAAGTATACGAGGCTGCCTTCAGGAGAGCTGGAGTTATACGGGCCCACGATATTGAAGAACTCTTCGACTTCGCAAAGGCTTTTGTAAGCCAGCCACCACCCTCCGGATCCAGGGTTGCCATCGTAACTGATGGCGGTGGCGCTGGAGTCATGGCCACGGACATGGCTGAGACTCTTGGACTACAAGTCCCAGAGTTGACCGGGGAAGCCCGTGATAAACTTGAAGACCTCAGGAGGAGGGGTGTTCTTCCGGAGTTCTCGCAAGTATCAAACCCTGTAGACCTTACTGGCTCTGCTACGAGCGAAATGTTCGTGGAGGCAACGAGGGTACTGCTGGAGAGCGACGAGATCGACGCTATTGCTGTGCTCGCTCTCCACCAGGTTCCGGGTATTCCGGATCCTCTAGACTTAGCGCGGAAAATCTCCGAGCTGGCAAGCAACTACTCTAAGCCTCTCGTTGCCGTTGATACAGGTTGGAGTGAGATGGCAGTCTTAGAGCGGGAGGAATTCGACATGAACGGTATACCATCGTACCCAACCCCCGAGAGAGCAGTTAAAGCTCTCTGGGCTTTGTACAAGTACGGGGAGTTCTTGAGGAAAAAGGGAGTGTTCTCGAGGTACATGGAAGAGTTCCTAGAGAGAAAGAGGCGGAAATATGTTAACTACAAGTAATATGTATCATTTTTTATATACCCCAACAATTTTATATTACTAGCCTGGACTAAAACCGTGATACGAATTGATAACGCCAGAAGCCATTCAGAGATTCAGAGTAGCCGTTCCCTCAGAGCACGAGGTTAGCCTTCTAGACGCCCTAGCAGTTGTTGGGAATGTTCACTTAGAGACACCTTTTGAGGCCAGGAGCATCCTGCCGCCCCTCTTGGTTGACGTCCTCGAGGGCAAAATCACGCCGCAGGTACTAAACATCGACGAAGCACTCGAGGTCTCGAGAAAGGTCTTAAGGCCTGACGACATATTGCTAAGGAAAGTAGAGGAAAAAGTAGAGGAATACAAACACTTGCAGAAACTGAAGAGGCTCGCAGAGCGGCTATATGAGGTAGGCGTGTCGCCTGAAGACATAGGAAGAGAGAAACTAGGCCTCCGAACAGATTTACTTATCGTTTTGGACGAAAACCTGGTTGATGCGACAACATCACTGCTTTCACTGGGAGCAATCATCCGCCGGGCAAGGATCTCCGGGTTTGAACACGCGTTGCTCACGATATACAAGCGTGAACTAGAGGCGAAAGTCAATGAGTTAAAGTCTGTATACGCAAAGAAGTTTGAGCTGCCTCCCTGGTTCTTTGACAAACCTGAAACCGTGCTCAAAAGGATAGATGAAGAGGAGCTGAGTGTAAGGAAAGAACTACACAGCCTACTCATAGAGGTGGCAGGGGTTCTCCGGGACGCTGTCGAATTTGAGAAAGCCTCGCGGCAAGAGATAATAGGCAACGCCTACCGGGCAGTTAGAGAGCTTCGCCAGAAAAAGGAGCTCGTCAGGGAGGTACTTTACACCATAGCTTCACTTAAGTTAGCATACAAGGTATGCAAGGAAAATTCCTTCCAGCTCACTAGAATAGGCCTTAGCAAGGAGTACTGCTCCTTTGTTCAGTCAATCATGAAGGAGGACATATTACCTCAACGCGACCTTGAAAGGATATTGTCGTCTCCTCCTTTGAAGAGAAATGCGCAGCAGCTCCTAGAAGATATCCTAGTTTTCTACAAGTACCTCGGTGTTAAAGAGCTATTGAACAGGGCTTCATCGAGACCTCTAGAGGCCAGCGGAAAACTCCTCATTGCCTATGGGGAGGAGGATTTGCAGAGCTTCTGCACCGAGGACACAAGCAAAGTGTATGGAGCGGCTATAGTCACCACGGGAGAAGTGGGCTGGGGCTTCGGGTGCGTTCTAGTAGCACCTGAAGTCATCGCTGAGAGCCTAGCTAACGTGATGAAATCCCGGTATGGAGCACTTGTATTCACATCTGATGGCAGCGCTGGCGAGCTAAGCGACCTGGCACAGGATGTAGATAGACGGAAGCGGGCTATCAGGAACTCGATCATAGCTAAAGTCATTGTGGCTGGACTGATGCACTACGAGGTTAGCTTGGAGAGGGTCGCCGACCAGCTTGGCGATAGGAACATAGCCGAACTTGCGCGCCTATTTAGGGAGGCATTTGAAGTTACACCTCCCAGGCCGCTACCCCAAGAGGAGAGGTTTACATTCCTCAGGAACCTTATCAGTAGCGTCGACGGTGTAGTTGAAGACCTCAAGCACTTAAGCGAGGAGGTTAGGAACATCCTCGAGCTGCCCTCCGAGGAGATGATGCAGAAGATTGACATGCAGCTAGTGATTATTCGAGACATTCTGAGGAAGATAGAGGAGTACGTCTCGTATGAGCAGACTCTAGAGGCTATGTACCGTGCACAGCCCCTGCTCAGCGAGGTCAGAGTCTTTAGGAGCAGGAGGATAACAATAGCTGAAGGGTACGTACCTGCAAGGTACAGCGAGGTTTTAGAACAGGAACTCCTACGACGTGTTCCTCGAATACTTTACTTTAAGCTTGAAAAAATTCCGAGAAAGGAGAGAGCTCCTACCTTCATAGAGGCGAAGGGTCTACGGAGATACCTGTATAAACTCACCTTGATGCGAGGCACGCCTGCATACTGGGAGGTAGATCCCACACTGATATTTACCGCCCTCTTCACGATAATGTACGGCATGATGTTCGGCGACATTGGCCAGGGCTTACTGCTAATGCTCTTTGGCTTGTGGCTGCTCAAGACGAAATACCCCCTACTGGGAATCAGCCGTGAAGGCGCGAGTACCCTCGGAGCACTGGCCACGCTCGCCGGGATTTCCAGCACGTTCTTCGGGGCTCTTTACGGCTTCATGTTCTTCTTAATACAGCTCAGTAGCCCGGTTATCAGTCCTATCCACGATGTGTACGGTATAATCTCGGTAGCACTGTGGTTTGGAGTAGCGCAACTATTACTCGCAATGACGCTCAACGTCATCAACCTCGTAAGGTTCGGCGACATCGCTGGTGCGCTGTTCAGCGGGATGGGGGGCATGGGTATTTTATTCTATTCATCAGGCGTCATAATAGCCTACAAGCTGGCTTCTAGCGGCTTTAACTTCGGAGCTCTAAGTTCGCCCGACGCTTCCTTGCTTCTGTGGCTTATCGTAGGGTCGCTGATCGCAGTTTTGGGCTTCGGCTTCTACGAGGCGAGATCCACCGGGCACAGAGAAAAGTTCATGCATGCAATGTCAGAGGTCATTGAGATGATAATAGCGTTCCCAGCCAACTCTCTCTCCTATATACGTCTCGCCGCCTTTGCTATGGCTCACGAAGCTTTTGGAATACTAGGTGAGAACATGGCGCACTTTGCCGGCTGGGCAGCGAGCTACCTGGTGGCAAACCTCTTGGTTCTAGCAATAGAGGCTCTAGCCGTAGGCATTCAAGCAATGAGGCTAACCTACTACGAGTTCTCGACGAAATTCTTCAAGGGAGAGGGCATAGAGTTTAAGCCGGTAGTTCAGGCAGTTGAGGTGTCAGGGAGGAGATAATATTTTTATATACGATTAAAAAAGGTGGTGTCGTTATGAAGGGAAAAAAAGTGCTGATTGTACTGCTTGCAGCTAACGTTGCAATGCTCCTGGCGTCAATATCTGTCCTAGCTTCCGCGGCAACAAGAATTCTCCAGCCAGCTTCACCAGCAGCAGAAGCACGCGCACTGGATCTACCAGGCGCCATAGCTCTACTAGCGGGTGCCATAGCCGTTGCTGGGTCTACCCTGGCCTCTGGTATAGCCTTGAGAGGAGTTGCCACCGCGGGGTTTGCCGCTGCCGCCGAGAAACCGGAGCTAACAACGTGGATGCTTATAATGGGCGGCTTAGCCGAGGGTATAGCGGTCTACGGCCTACTCCTAGCCATACTAATACTAGGCAGGATCTAACAGACACAATAAAAAGTAAATTTAATACTTAATTACTCTTTGTCCTGCAGCACAGCATCGTTCTCTCTCCAACGGGCAAGGGTTCAGGAAATGAGAACTAGACAATATTTACCTCTGATCCCAAGGCAATGCCCGGGAGCTGCCTCCTAAAGTACGCGATGAACCGTGTACCCCTATTCCCATGCTTTCTCACTATTTTCCCGATGAACTTCTTCCCCTTAGGATGCACCCAGACAACCTTCCTTCCTATCAACTGGTGCAGGTTCACGGGGTTCTCCACCTCTATTATTACTTGCCTCGGATAGTACCGCTTTCTCCCAAGCCTGAACGAGAGTATCCAACCCCTCACCGGGCCTCACCGTAAACCAAGTATTACTTGTTATAGAGGAAAAATTTTACGCCAGGAATAAGGGTCAGAAAAGAGAATCCTGAGGTTGGAGGCCTAATGCTAAACCGTTGCCTCGCATATGTCGTGGCATCTTGCCTCAATAGCGTTGCATATACGGTTACAGGCGTCTGCGCTCCTGCTACAGCACTCTTCACATGCCTCAGCGCATGCGGCCTGCTCCTGAGCTTCGCAGTTCTCGATGCACTCAGAGGTCAAGTTGTTACAACGGGCGTTGCACTCTTCAACGATCTCATCACATATTATAGAGCACTCTTCCCTGTTCATTATCCCTACCGTGAAATCGTGACTTTTATGTTTTCCATGCTAGATTATCTCGAGCTCTGTCACGAAGTACTTATTTCCCAATTGTTTCATTGCGAGTGAGAGCCACGCTTTGACCTCTGAGCCTGCTTGCTTGTCGAGGATAATCAGTGCCCTCTTGCCGCCCAAGGGATCATCCTTCACCTTAACAGTCGGTGATAGTCTGGCTAGCTCCTTCTCGATTGTCTTCTTGTAGAGAGAGTAGGGGAAGTTGAAGTAGACGTTCTTTTCGTCCTCCACAACGAGTATCTCCTCCTCCATCAAAGCCCAGTTGGGAATGCCGTCTTCCACAGCCAACATTATGAGAGGTTCTAATATTTAAAAAACGTTTAGAAAACTGGCCTGCCCTCTATACCAGAGCAGGGGGACTGTTAAATACACCCTGTTTAGTCATAACTCTTGTGGACATTACAGCATTAAGGCTGAAGGCCGTAGAGGAGGCCTTAAAGCTCGTCAAAGATGGGATGCTTATAGGGCTCGGGAGCGGGACTACCATTAGGCTCTTTGTAGAGAAACTGGCCGAGAGAGTTAGGAGAGAAGGCCTGGAAGTATATTTTGTGTCAACGTCGTATGATACGAGCTTCCTGGCCTCGAAGCTAGGCTTGCTCGAGAGACCTCTACTCGAAGAGAAACCAGCCATAGCTTTTGACGGTGCAGATGCCGTCTTCCCGGGTAAGTGGGTTGTCAAGGGCATAGGCGGCGCGCTCTTCAGGGAGAAGATAGTAGACTACTACTCTAAGGAGTACGTGATACTCGTAGACGAAGGCAAGCTTAAAAGTACACCCAGTGACGTGGCAGTCCCACTAGAAGTGCACCCGTTTTCCGTCAGCCAGGTTCTAGCCGAGCTGAGGAACTTTGAGGGGGTTAAATCTGCGACGCTGAGAGTTGCGGACAAAGGCAAAATAGGCCCAGTGGTCTCCGATAACGGAAATTTCCTGGTGGACGCTGTCTTTTCGGACGTCCTCCTTCCAGAGAACCTGGAAAGAGAGCTCATGACGCTTCCGGGCGTGGTAGCAAACGGCGTGTTCGCGATAAAGAGGCCTTCGAGAATATACGTTGGGGCAAGGGACGGCGTTCACATAATCCAATAAGCTTAAAAACCTAACACGAATAGAGGCTAGGAAGTACTATGCCGGTTGAATACGATGAAGAATTAGTGAGCGAGCTCACCAGGATGTTTGCTGGGCTCAAGAACCCAGTCATCATAAGGTACTTTAGAGACCCTGAGGCAGAGTGCATGTACTGTGACGACACAGAGCAGATCCTAGAGTTAGTGAATAAGACATCTAACGGGAAGGTGAAGATTGAGAAGTATTCGAGCAGAGACCCCGAAGCCAGGAAATATAACATCCCCATGTTCCCCGCAATACTAATTCACGGGGTTGACGAATGGAACATAAGGTATTTCGGCATACCCGCAGGCTACGAGTTCGGGGCTTTTGTGGAGGACATACTGGACGCCTCGACAGGTAAACTCGAGATAGATCCTAAGCTAGCTGAACTGTTAAATAAATACGTCGTTAGTCCGACGAGAATAATGATATTCGTCACCCCCACGTGCCCCTACTGCCCCCTAGCCGTGAGGGCTTCGCATAGGTTCGCAATGGTCAACAAGAACATATACGGTGACATGATAGAAGCCCTAGAGTTCAGCGACCTAGCCGACATGTACGGGGTTTACGCTGTGCCGAAGAACGTTATACAGGTCAACGGCGAAGACAGGGTAGAGTTTGAGGGAGCGGCTCCAGACCCCTACTTTGTTGCGAAAATACTGGAGGCCTACAGTATAGAACTACCGCAAGAGCTCCGGGAGGCCATAGCTGGAATCGGGATTGAAGAGACGGTGTCAGAGGTTGAGGAA contains these protein-coding regions:
- a CDS encoding ATP synthase subunit C, which codes for MKGKKVLIVLLAANVAMLLASISVLASAATRILQPASPAAEARALDLPGAIALLAGAIAVAGSTLASGIALRGVATAGFAAAAEKPELTTWMLIMGGLAEGIAVYGLLLAILILGRI
- the rpiA gene encoding ribose 5-phosphate isomerase A, yielding MDITALRLKAVEEALKLVKDGMLIGLGSGTTIRLFVEKLAERVRREGLEVYFVSTSYDTSFLASKLGLLERPLLEEKPAIAFDGADAVFPGKWVVKGIGGALFREKIVDYYSKEYVILVDEGKLKSTPSDVAVPLEVHPFSVSQVLAELRNFEGVKSATLRVADKGKIGPVVSDNGNFLVDAVFSDVLLPENLERELMTLPGVVANGVFAIKRPSRIYVGARDGVHIIQ
- the pdo gene encoding protein disulfide oxidoreductase, with product MPVEYDEELVSELTRMFAGLKNPVIIRYFRDPEAECMYCDDTEQILELVNKTSNGKVKIEKYSSRDPEARKYNIPMFPAILIHGVDEWNIRYFGIPAGYEFGAFVEDILDASTGKLEIDPKLAELLNKYVVSPTRIMIFVTPTCPYCPLAVRASHRFAMVNKNIYGDMIEALEFSDLADMYGVYAVPKNVIQVNGEDRVEFEGAAPDPYFVAKILEAYSIELPQELREAIAGIGIEETVSEVEEHEHHHHH
- a CDS encoding acetate--CoA ligase family protein, with the translated sequence MTSSLKPLFEPKGVAVIGASREEDKPGHIILKHLLENYNRGILKAPVYPVNPNADAILGVKVYKSVKDLPPEVDLAVVVVPARIVPQVVRELGERGVKAAVVISSGFSEIGRHDLEEELVREASRGGVRVLGPNCIGVFSPWSGVDTIFLPYYKKLRDGREVLSTPRPPKGHVALISQSGAVGTAALDYMSGEKIGLSYFFSVGNKADVDEVDLLQELEGDANTWVILLYLESIKRGREFIGVAERVAQSKPIVALKAGRTQAGRRAAASHTASLAGVDEVYEAAFRRAGVIRAHDIEELFDFAKAFVSQPPPSGSRVAIVTDGGGAGVMATDMAETLGLQVPELTGEARDKLEDLRRRGVLPEFSQVSNPVDLTGSATSEMFVEATRVLLESDEIDAIAVLALHQVPGIPDPLDLARKISELASNYSKPLVAVDTGWSEMAVLEREEFDMNGIPSYPTPERAVKALWALYKYGEFLRKKGVFSRYMEEFLERKRRKYVNYK
- a CDS encoding V-type ATPase 116kDa subunit family protein — translated: MITPEAIQRFRVAVPSEHEVSLLDALAVVGNVHLETPFEARSILPPLLVDVLEGKITPQVLNIDEALEVSRKVLRPDDILLRKVEEKVEEYKHLQKLKRLAERLYEVGVSPEDIGREKLGLRTDLLIVLDENLVDATTSLLSLGAIIRRARISGFEHALLTIYKRELEAKVNELKSVYAKKFELPPWFFDKPETVLKRIDEEELSVRKELHSLLIEVAGVLRDAVEFEKASRQEIIGNAYRAVRELRQKKELVREVLYTIASLKLAYKVCKENSFQLTRIGLSKEYCSFVQSIMKEDILPQRDLERILSSPPLKRNAQQLLEDILVFYKYLGVKELLNRASSRPLEASGKLLIAYGEEDLQSFCTEDTSKVYGAAIVTTGEVGWGFGCVLVAPEVIAESLANVMKSRYGALVFTSDGSAGELSDLAQDVDRRKRAIRNSIIAKVIVAGLMHYEVSLERVADQLGDRNIAELARLFREAFEVTPPRPLPQEERFTFLRNLISSVDGVVEDLKHLSEEVRNILELPSEEMMQKIDMQLVIIRDILRKIEEYVSYEQTLEAMYRAQPLLSEVRVFRSRRITIAEGYVPARYSEVLEQELLRRVPRILYFKLEKIPRKERAPTFIEAKGLRRYLYKLTLMRGTPAYWEVDPTLIFTALFTIMYGMMFGDIGQGLLLMLFGLWLLKTKYPLLGISREGASTLGALATLAGISSTFFGALYGFMFFLIQLSSPVISPIHDVYGIISVALWFGVAQLLLAMTLNVINLVRFGDIAGALFSGMGGMGILFYSSGVIIAYKLASSGFNFGALSSPDASLLLWLIVGSLIAVLGFGFYEARSTGHREKFMHAMSEVIEMIIAFPANSLSYIRLAAFAMAHEAFGILGENMAHFAGWAASYLVANLLVLAIEALAVGIQAMRLTYYEFSTKFFKGEGIEFKPVVQAVEVSGRR
- a CDS encoding 50S ribosomal protein L35ae; protein product: MRGWILSFRLGRKRYYPRQVIIEVENPVNLHQLIGRKVVWVHPKGKKFIGKIVRKHGNRGTRFIAYFRRQLPGIALGSEVNIV